The Chlorocebus sabaeus isolate Y175 chromosome 11, mChlSab1.0.hap1, whole genome shotgun sequence genomic interval tttccagCAATATTTTATGGATAACTAGGTTTCTTTAAGTTATTAAGTTTATGCTTTCCTGTTACACATTACACACGTGTAAGAGATAGAAAAATCCTGCATGTGTTGCACACATTGTAGAACTATTTAAATACAAGAAGATCCCTAGTGTATTGTGATTTTTTATTAcctacatttaaatgtatttgggGCTAAGTTGTACTCTCCCTCACCCCGaaacaaataaattcaatttaataGTAGATTAGTCCTATTCTTTGGAAATATTGGCaggtaaaaaaattattattattattattattattttgagacggagtctcactgtatcacccaggctggagtgcagtggcgccatctcggctcactgcaacctccacctccgcaTTCAAGTGATCGccctgcctcagtctgccgagTAGttactttttcatgtgtttgccCTATCTAGAAATATGACTATAATATGCACTGTGAGATTACAAATCTTGTAAAAGGAGCTGATTGGAACTAGAATAATGTAAAACTTAAATTTCCCTAATTTTAGATTACAATGCTTATTATACAAGAGACAATGTTTCAGGAAGTGAATTGTCTTCAAGGGTATTTCtcacattaaagaaaataaagataacaaaTCTTtacctggcatatttcacttctaaggaacaactgaaaagaaagcaaattcttCATAAATATTGCCATGTGCCTGcctaaaataaatgtcatttataaTTAGATTTGTATCATATCCTTCCCTAATTAGCCATTTAAATGAAGACAAGAATTATTATCCTCTGACTAAATGTTATCTACAATCTAATTGTACTAATTACTTCCAAAGTGAAAATTTGTTTGCGTCTGGGAGAACTGATTTGTGGCTTATTTATTACTTACATGatgaaaatgaagttttaattACACAGTTggatttttattaaacatttatctcttttttttgtgACTCCCTATTCAAAACTCAGTTTGAAGGTCCAAATATAGAGCTGCAGCAAGAAGCCTGTTGCAAATTCGTGATATAAAATCTCTTTGAATTTGCATGAGAGCAATTTCAGCCAAGCATGTCAGTTACCACTCACTGAAAGGTAACAATTATAATTTTTCCAGGCTATAAGTAGTCAAGCTGCTCATTTGGAGCAATTAGTTGGTTTCTTCTTCAGGAATGTAGAGACAATCCTATTTCAGGGGAGAGCTGAACACTTCTGGAATGATAACAAAGTCAAAATAATAGCAGATGAATACATTATTGCATGATTCGAAGAATTTATCATGCTTCAACAGATCACCTGTAAATTAGCTCATCTACGGTGATATTTGACATCAGATTGTTCTCTCTACAAACATGTTCAGTCCTGCAGATAACATCTTTATAATCCTAATAACTGGAGAATTCATAATAGGAATATTGGGGAATGGATACATTGGACTAGTCAACTGGATTGACTGgattaagaagaaaaagatctCCACAATTGACTGCATCCTCACCAATTTAGTTATCTCCAGAATTTGTTTGATCAGTGTAATGGTTGTAAATGGCATTGTAATAGTACTTTACCCAGATGTTTATACAAAAAGTAAACTACAGATAGTCATTTGTACCTTCTGGACATTTGCCAACTACTTAAATATGTGGTTTACCACCTGCCTTAATGTATTCTATTTTCTTAAGGTAGCCAATTCCTCTCACCCACTTTTTCTCTGGCTGAAGCAGAAAATTGATATGGTGGTTCGCTGGATCCTGCTGGGATGTTTTGCCATTTCCTTGTTGGTCAGCCTTATAATAGCAATAGTACTGAGTCATGATTATAGGATTCATGCAATTGCCAAACATAAAAGAAACGTTACTGAAATGTTCCATGTGAGTAAAATGCCGTATTTTGAACCCTTGACTCTCTTTAACCTGCTTGCAATTGTCCCATTTATTGTGtcgttgttttcatttttccttttagtaaGATCTTTATGGAGACATACCAAGCAAATAAAACTCTATGCTACCAGCGGTAGAGACCCGAGCACAGAAGCTCATGTGAGAGCCATTAAAACTATGActtcatttatcttcttttttttcctatactATATTACTTCTCTTTTGGTGTCCTTTAGCTATCTTATTACAAACTACAAGTTAGCTATGATGTTTGGAGAGATTGTAGCAATTCTCTATCCCTCGGGTCACtcacttattttaattattttaaataacaaactgAGGCAGGCATCTGTCAGAATACTGACATGTAGAAAAATTGCCTGCGTGATATGAAATCTTTGTTGtataaattgaatttaaaatcaaatattcacgaacaaaaaatataattttcttataagTCTATTCTCATTTTCCCCAGttatgtcatttattttagaTGCATATCTTTAAGTATTATCAGGACCTAGTAGCAAACTAATGAATACATCTTTTGTATCTCTTTACAACCCAGAAATGCTCATCTTTACACTCCCTTTCCTcgaagaatttcagagctcatggTTCTCTTCTTGTCTCCTCACTGCAAATGTTAGGCATGTATTGCCCGGTTAAAATCTTTTTAGATTTTACTCTGGCTCATGGTAAAGTCAACCTGAGCTACAGTACctgatttctcatttttctctgtcaTACATTTTTATTGCCGCTCC includes:
- the TAS2R8 gene encoding taste receptor type 2 member 8 yields the protein MFSPADNIFIILITGEFIIGILGNGYIGLVNWIDWIKKKKISTIDCILTNLVISRICLISVMVVNGIVIVLYPDVYTKSKLQIVICTFWTFANYLNMWFTTCLNVFYFLKVANSSHPLFLWLKQKIDMVVRWILLGCFAISLLVSLIIAIVLSHDYRIHAIAKHKRNVTEMFHVSKMPYFEPLTLFNLLAIVPFIVSLFSFFLLVRSLWRHTKQIKLYATSGRDPSTEAHVRAIKTMTSFIFFFFLYYITSLLVSFSYLITNYKLAMMFGEIVAILYPSGHSLILIILNNKLRQASVRILTCRKIACVI